The following coding sequences lie in one Synechococcus sp. PCC 7336 genomic window:
- a CDS encoding GNAT family N-acetyltransferase: protein MTTHPSHRDPSPTSPSRPRSESPSRPAAIAVSVYPARLEQLDEIADVLARSFHPRVGVQGLVWPLLRWSIREDSRRRLQGGNPHYCCLGAWVRERLVGTLEIGLRRTSSSLLGDRQRHPYIANLAVLPHWRRQGVASQLLVGAEAVAIGWGGECIYLHVLDSNGSARSLYTRAGYSTLGRQPNPWTALGMSPQLLLYKSLKPPKSPSG from the coding sequence ATGACCACCCACCCCTCCCATCGAGATCCCTCCCCGACCTCACCGTCCCGGCCTCGTTCGGAATCGCCATCGAGGCCCGCTGCGATCGCCGTCTCGGTCTATCCGGCGAGATTGGAGCAGTTGGACGAGATAGCCGACGTTTTAGCGCGATCGTTTCATCCGCGAGTGGGAGTTCAGGGGCTGGTGTGGCCGCTGTTGCGCTGGAGCATTCGGGAAGATAGCAGACGCCGCTTGCAAGGGGGCAATCCCCATTACTGCTGTTTGGGAGCTTGGGTGCGGGAACGGCTGGTGGGCACGTTAGAAATTGGCCTGCGCAGGACGTCTTCCAGTCTATTGGGCGATCGCCAGCGCCATCCCTATATTGCCAACTTAGCCGTACTGCCCCATTGGCGACGGCAGGGAGTAGCGAGCCAATTATTGGTAGGGGCCGAAGCGGTGGCGATCGGGTGGGGAGGGGAGTGTATTTACCTGCACGTACTCGATAGCAATGGTTCCGCTCGAAGTCTCTATACTCGAGCGGGCTACAGCACCCTGGGTCGTCAGCCCAACCCTTGGACTGCATTGGGGATGAGTCCTCAACTACTCCTCTACAAATCTCTCAAACCGCCAAAATCCCCTTCGGGCTAG
- the mnmA gene encoding tRNA 2-thiouridine(34) synthase MnmA, with the protein MTSTVTATQPYSTTTAPETEVAVGMSGGVDSSTAAAVLQEQGYRVEGITLWLMKGKGQCCSEGMVDAVQVCDQLGVPHHVVDSREAFESAIVNYLVEGYAGGTTPLPCSRCNTTVKFGPMIHYARETLGIDTIATGHYARIRYAPEGDRWQLLRAIDRNKDQSYFLYDLRQQHLAHTLFPLGEWPKSETRRVAARLNLHTADKPESQDLCLVEAHGSMQSFLDRYIPPAKGEIVDLSGRVLGYHEGVHHYTIGQRKGLGIAAPQPLYVIRLDPALNRVVVGPREQATQPEAIARNVNWVSMERPDGPLRAEVQIRYRSEPVPATITPLQDDTGRLSRARIVFDEPQFGVTPGQAAVWYDGDLLLGGGLLERCIA; encoded by the coding sequence ATGACGTCAACCGTTACTGCCACTCAGCCATACTCCACCACCACTGCCCCCGAGACCGAAGTCGCAGTGGGCATGTCCGGTGGTGTCGATAGTTCCACTGCCGCTGCGGTTCTGCAAGAGCAGGGCTATCGGGTGGAAGGGATTACCCTCTGGCTGATGAAGGGCAAGGGCCAATGCTGCTCGGAAGGCATGGTGGATGCCGTGCAAGTATGCGACCAATTGGGCGTTCCCCATCATGTCGTCGATTCTCGCGAGGCGTTTGAAAGCGCGATCGTCAATTATTTGGTCGAGGGCTATGCCGGTGGCACCACGCCTTTGCCCTGCTCTCGCTGCAATACGACGGTCAAATTTGGTCCCATGATTCACTATGCCCGCGAAACCTTGGGCATTGACACCATCGCCACCGGCCACTACGCTCGCATTCGCTATGCCCCCGAGGGCGATCGCTGGCAGTTATTGCGGGCGATCGATCGCAACAAAGACCAGTCCTATTTTCTCTACGATCTCAGACAGCAGCACCTAGCCCACACCCTGTTCCCATTAGGAGAATGGCCGAAGTCGGAAACCCGCCGCGTTGCCGCTCGACTCAACCTACATACGGCAGACAAACCCGAAAGCCAGGATTTGTGCTTGGTGGAAGCCCACGGTTCGATGCAATCGTTTTTGGATCGCTATATTCCCCCTGCTAAAGGGGAAATTGTCGATCTGTCGGGCCGAGTTCTGGGCTATCACGAGGGCGTGCATCACTACACCATCGGTCAGCGCAAAGGGTTAGGCATCGCTGCCCCCCAACCGCTATACGTCATTCGCCTCGATCCGGCCCTCAATCGCGTCGTGGTGGGGCCGCGAGAGCAGGCCACTCAGCCTGAGGCGATCGCCCGCAACGTCAATTGGGTATCGATGGAGCGCCCAGACGGCCCTCTGCGGGCCGAGGTGCAAATTCGCTATCGGTCTGAGCCCGTGCCGGCGACGATTACTCCCCTGCAGGACGATACTGGACGGCTATCCCGCGCCCGCATTGTCTTTGACGAGCCTCAGTTTGGCGTCACCCCCGGTCAGGCAGCCGTGTGGTATGACGGCGATCTGTTGTTAGGCGGTGGTTTATTGGAGCGGTGCATTGCATAG